One segment of bacterium DNA contains the following:
- a CDS encoding HD domain-containing protein, which translates to MPKQTLVKDKRKETISILETLLQCSNVLNSTLHEEEIFAMVMDMSKSLLNAEASSLFVISPTGTELYAKTARGKKGELIQGVTLKLGQGIAGWVAKTGKPLLVPNVAKSKYFNPSFDSKSGFETKSIICVPLKRKDKCIGCLEVINKKDGKEFTLQDQAILSALADQIAIALQNAHLYEELKQSYLATVQTLIGAIEAKDRYTKGHSQRVSEYAVETAKQLNLPEMTIEAIRIAALLHDIGKIGISDSVLWKPDTLTDGERAMIEQHPSIGAKILSGAAFLADKIDMIRYHQERYDGRGYPEKIKKDKIPLGARIIAICDTFDALTSTRPYRRSKSGDEAMQIILKESGTQFDPKVAQAFEKAYLSTIRNRVKEKEELLAPV; encoded by the coding sequence ATGCCAAAACAGACCCTAGTAAAAGATAAACGGAAAGAAACGATTTCCATTTTAGAAACATTATTACAATGCAGTAACGTCTTAAATTCAACCTTACATGAAGAAGAAATCTTTGCCATGGTTATGGATATGTCGAAGTCATTATTGAATGCGGAAGCGAGTTCGTTATTTGTCATTTCACCTACCGGAACAGAACTCTATGCAAAAACCGCTCGTGGGAAAAAAGGCGAATTAATCCAGGGAGTAACCCTTAAATTGGGACAGGGCATCGCGGGTTGGGTAGCGAAAACCGGGAAACCACTATTAGTTCCAAATGTAGCAAAATCGAAATATTTTAATCCTTCGTTTGATAGTAAAAGTGGGTTTGAAACAAAGTCAATCATTTGTGTTCCATTGAAACGGAAAGATAAATGTATCGGTTGTTTAGAGGTGATCAATAAAAAGGATGGAAAGGAATTTACGTTACAAGACCAAGCGATTTTATCAGCGCTCGCTGACCAGATAGCTATCGCATTACAGAATGCTCATCTGTATGAGGAATTGAAGCAATCATATCTTGCAACGGTACAAACGCTTATTGGGGCAATCGAAGCGAAAGACCGATATACGAAAGGGCATTCCCAACGGGTTTCCGAGTATGCGGTAGAAACTGCAAAACAGCTCAATCTTCCGGAAATGACTATTGAAGCGATTCGGATAGCTGCGTTGCTCCATGATATAGGGAAAATCGGGATTAGCGATAGTGTGCTCTGGAAACCAGATACCTTAACTGATGGAGAACGAGCGATGATTGAACAGCATCCGAGTATTGGCGCAAAAATATTAAGTGGTGCGGCTTTTCTTGCCGATAAAATTGATATGATTCGGTATCATCAGGAACGATATGATGGTCGAGGATATCCGGAAAAAATAAAAAAGGATAAAATTCCGCTCGGGGCTCGAATTATTGCTATTTGTGATACGTTCGATGCATTAACTTCAACGCGACCGTATCGGCGAAGTAAATCTGGTGATGAAGCGATGCAAATTATTTTAAAAGAAAGCGGTACCCAGTTCGACCCAAAAGTTGCACAGGCATTTGAAAAAGCGTATCTGTCGACTATTCGAAATCGGGTAAAGGAAAAAGAGGAATTATTAGCCCCTGTTTAA
- the glgD gene encoding glucose-1-phosphate adenylyltransferase subunit GlgD: MQTTLAMILAGGKSSPQDILSRKRAKSAIPFGGKYRIIDFVLSNCVNSGIYDIGILAQYAPKSLAEHIKAGKPWDLDRQVGGVRILQPYLGRTEETGWYRGTADALYQNLDFITQKNPNFILVLSGDHIYKMDYRKMLEFHQQKNAPVTIAITEVSESDAKRLGIVQVDSRDRVVHFEEKPQYTKSNLASMGIYLFNTDMLLEKLNDIGKNERYDIVFHILIELIQQRLVYAYRFSGYWKDIGANADYWQANMDLLDASDRTVLYNPSWIIHTTSERKPPVRFHSNATVLNSLVANGCVIDGYVEHSILFPGVHVARHARVTNSVVMHRTMINENATIDYAILDKDIWIGADSVIGGNDIQPQPYDRQQLEQYITVIGKGVQIPSRMHIGRGCLLDPDIPSDFFTNLVIPNHSYIKYQK, translated from the coding sequence ATGCAAACTACATTAGCGATGATATTAGCCGGAGGGAAAAGTTCTCCGCAAGATATTCTTTCCCGAAAACGAGCGAAATCAGCGATTCCATTCGGTGGGAAATACCGAATCATTGATTTTGTACTTAGCAATTGTGTTAATTCGGGTATATATGACATTGGGATTCTTGCGCAATATGCGCCGAAGTCGCTTGCGGAACATATTAAAGCAGGAAAACCGTGGGATTTAGACCGTCAGGTTGGCGGAGTTAGAATTCTGCAACCGTATCTTGGTCGAACTGAAGAAACTGGTTGGTATCGTGGAACCGCTGATGCGTTGTATCAGAATCTCGATTTCATTACTCAAAAGAATCCAAATTTTATCCTTGTTCTTTCTGGTGACCATATATATAAAATGGACTACCGGAAAATGCTCGAATTCCATCAGCAGAAAAATGCGCCGGTCACCATTGCTATTACGGAAGTATCGGAGTCTGATGCGAAACGATTAGGTATTGTTCAAGTTGATAGTCGCGACCGGGTCGTTCATTTCGAAGAGAAACCGCAATATACGAAATCCAACCTCGCTTCAATGGGAATATATTTATTTAACACCGACATGCTGTTAGAAAAATTGAATGATATTGGAAAGAATGAACGGTATGATATTGTTTTCCATATTCTTATAGAACTAATTCAACAACGGCTCGTGTATGCATATCGGTTTTCAGGATATTGGAAAGATATCGGGGCAAACGCAGATTACTGGCAGGCAAACATGGATTTACTTGACGCATCAGACCGAACGGTTTTATATAATCCTAGCTGGATTATTCATACTACTTCAGAACGAAAACCGCCGGTGCGATTTCATTCCAACGCTACCGTGCTCAACAGCCTTGTCGCCAATGGTTGCGTGATTGATGGATATGTAGAACATTCGATTCTTTTTCCTGGGGTACATGTTGCACGTCATGCTCGCGTAACCAACTCGGTGGTCATGCATCGAACCATGATAAACGAGAATGCGACTATTGATTATGCGATTTTAGATAAAGATATCTGGATTGGTGCCGATAGTGTTATCGGCGGAAACGATATCCAACCGCAACCTTATGACCGGCAACAATTAGAACAATATATTACGGTGATTGGGAAAGGTGTCCAAATCCCATCACGAATGCACATTGGTCGAGGATGTCTACTTGACCCTGATATTCCGAGTGATTTTTTCACAAATTTAGTTATTCCGAACCATTCATATATCAAGTATCAAAAATAA
- a CDS encoding glucose-1-phosphate adenylyltransferase produces MRQIVAMILAGGQGNRLSILSEERAKPAVPFGGKYRLIDFTLSNCVNSGIVDIGLLTQYRPRSLYEHIEIGRPWDLDRMDGGITILQPYLGQKHAEWYSGTADAVYQNLSFLEGKKCQWVFVLSGDHIYKMDYTKMLDFHREHSAELTIAVIPVPMQEASRFGIMQLDAQKRIIDFEEKPANPKSNLASMGVYLFQKELLIDAVTNDAQDESSDHDFGKNIIHKLIHHHRVFGFEFQGYWRDVGTVASYYEANMDLLTTPPLLDLDDPDWVIHTKSEERPPVKLNSTATVRRSLVANGCVISGYVENSILFSGVIIEPDVVVKDSIIMTDTKIKPHTIIDRCIIDKLVEIGENSYIGYGEIANTPNSGITIVGKAAQIPASTRIGRGCIIDAKVQEADFPNRNIESGTVIHHR; encoded by the coding sequence ATGCGCCAGATAGTAGCTATGATTTTAGCCGGTGGTCAAGGAAACCGGCTATCCATTCTATCTGAAGAACGAGCAAAACCTGCAGTTCCGTTTGGCGGAAAATATCGACTGATTGACTTTACGTTAAGTAATTGTGTTAATTCCGGAATTGTTGATATCGGTCTATTAACTCAATATCGACCGAGGTCACTCTATGAACATATTGAAATCGGTCGACCGTGGGACTTAGACCGTATGGATGGTGGGATAACCATTTTACAACCGTACCTTGGGCAGAAACATGCTGAGTGGTACTCCGGTACTGCAGATGCAGTATATCAAAATTTATCTTTTTTAGAAGGGAAAAAATGCCAATGGGTTTTTGTCCTTTCCGGTGACCATATTTATAAAATGGATTACACGAAAATGCTCGATTTTCATCGGGAACATTCTGCAGAATTAACCATTGCGGTTATCCCCGTTCCTATGCAAGAAGCATCACGGTTCGGTATAATGCAACTCGATGCACAAAAACGGATTATTGATTTTGAAGAGAAACCTGCGAATCCGAAAAGTAACCTCGCATCGATGGGAGTATATTTGTTTCAAAAAGAATTATTAATCGATGCGGTAACTAACGATGCTCAAGATGAATCTAGCGATCATGATTTCGGAAAAAATATTATCCATAAATTAATTCATCACCATCGAGTATTTGGTTTTGAATTTCAAGGGTATTGGCGTGATGTCGGAACCGTTGCTTCGTATTATGAGGCAAACATGGATTTGTTAACCACACCGCCATTACTTGACCTTGATGATCCAGATTGGGTCATCCATACTAAAAGTGAAGAACGACCGCCCGTTAAACTCAATAGCACAGCAACAGTCAGACGAAGTCTCGTTGCAAATGGATGTGTGATTAGCGGGTATGTCGAAAACTCGATATTATTCTCCGGTGTAATTATCGAACCGGATGTGGTGGTTAAAGATTCGATTATTATGACTGATACTAAAATCAAACCACATACTATCATTGACCGTTGCATAATCGATAAACTCGTCGAAATTGGAGAAAATAGCTATATCGGGTATGGTGAAATTGCAAATACTCCAAATTCGGGAATAACCATTGTTGGTAAAGCAGCGCAGATTCCGGCTTCGACCCGTATAGGACGCGGATGCATAATCGACGCAAAGGTTCAGGAAGCGGATTTTCCTAACCGCAATATTGAATCAGGTACCGTGATTCATCATAGGTAG